In Maridesulfovibrio sp., a single genomic region encodes these proteins:
- the thrB gene encoding homoserine kinase, translating to MEEWNSEFSEGCSVILIGMAGAGKSTLAPLLAEKLGWGHIDTDLVVEAYYGRPLQDIVDLLGVPDFRKAEDYILSSLGVVRTVVSTGGSVVYGPAAMERMKSLGPVIFLRIDKETCLARVGGGVGRGLARMPGQTIEDLFMERMPLYEKYADFVVDTDRFTPEECAGQVHRWLKSKEGKIPEDMR from the coding sequence ATGGAAGAATGGAATTCTGAATTTTCCGAAGGGTGCTCGGTTATCCTCATAGGCATGGCCGGAGCAGGAAAATCTACCCTTGCGCCGCTTCTGGCCGAAAAGCTTGGGTGGGGGCATATTGATACAGATCTGGTGGTGGAAGCCTATTACGGGCGCCCGTTGCAGGATATTGTCGACCTGCTTGGCGTACCTGATTTCCGCAAGGCTGAAGATTATATCCTTTCCAGTCTGGGCGTGGTCCGCACGGTTGTTTCCACCGGGGGCAGCGTGGTCTACGGCCCTGCGGCCATGGAAAGGATGAAGAGCCTCGGCCCGGTAATATTTTTGCGCATCGACAAGGAAACCTGCCTTGCACGGGTCGGTGGCGGGGTCGGTCGCGGACTGGCCCGGATGCCCGGTCAGACCATAGAAGATTTATTTATGGAACGCATGCCGCTTTATGAAAAGTATGCTGATTTTGTTGTGGATACGGACAGGTTTACTCCGGAGGAATGCGCCGGGCAGGTCCACCGCTGGCTGAAATCAAAAGAAGGGAAAATTCCTGAGGATATGAGATGA
- the pyrR gene encoding bifunctional pyr operon transcriptional regulator/uracil phosphoribosyltransferase PyrR, whose protein sequence is MQEQKIILTAKDMARTLDRLASEITERRGDDEHLVIIGIQRRGADLAQRLKEILDERLGRKIPLGKLDINLYRDDWTNLTRQPSINCTEIPFDIESASVILVDDVLFSGRTVRAALEAVLDFGRPRRVELLVLVDRGHRELPIRADYVGKEVKTFENQHVNVLVSERDEKDKVVIIQA, encoded by the coding sequence ATGCAGGAACAGAAGATCATCCTTACGGCAAAGGACATGGCCCGTACGCTGGACCGTCTGGCTTCGGAGATAACCGAGCGCAGGGGGGATGATGAGCATCTTGTTATCATCGGCATTCAGCGTCGCGGCGCCGACCTTGCCCAGCGTTTGAAGGAGATTCTTGATGAACGTCTGGGCAGAAAGATACCTTTGGGTAAACTTGATATCAACCTTTACCGTGACGACTGGACCAACCTTACCCGTCAGCCGAGCATCAACTGCACAGAAATTCCGTTCGATATTGAATCCGCGTCCGTGATTCTTGTGGATGATGTTCTTTTTTCCGGGCGCACGGTACGCGCTGCGCTTGAGGCTGTTCTTGATTTCGGCCGTCCCCGCAGAGTGGAACTGCTGGTGCTGGTCGACCGCGGACATCGGGAACTGCCAATCCGGGCTGATTATGTCGGCAAGGAAGTGAAGACGTTTGAAAATCAGCATGTAAACGTGCTGGTCAGCGAGCGGGACGAGAAAGACAAGGTTGTAATAATCCAGGCATAG
- a CDS encoding heavy metal translocating P-type ATPase — MDAKFDIIGMTCSACSARLERVIGNMDGVEKAAINLAAETLNVGFDPEKTTTAEIIATVQMAGFGAEEKAQGSELTLPISGMTCSACSSRLERVLNAQDGIMLAGVSLASETATIKFDSSKTSLREIRKIISDVGFESGEVQTSGNAKKAFDDRKAANEQMLEVKKGNLLYALAFTVPLLIITMGHMVGMPLPAVINPHTSPAGFALIQLALTLPVLWFGRDFYLHGFPNLLRGAPNMDSLIAVGTSAAFIYSLWNLIEILLGINPQAKAMDLYFESAATIIALISLGKFQEARAKSRTSEAIEKLMDLTPAQAILLLDGEQISTPVEEIGPGDTILVRPGDRIAADGKVSEGHSEVDESMLTGESMPVSKSKGDDVAGGTVNTGGGALKVRVVNVGENTVLSRIIRLVQEAQGSKAPISSLADTVSFYFVPAVMAAGIVAALGWFFLSDEPFSFALRIFISVMVIACPCAMGLATPTAIMVGTGRGAQLGVLVKSGEALETAGKIDTIIFDKTGTLTYGRPELSDIFLVGGQDRTELILLAGSAEQQSEHPLARAVVNAAKELALPLPETKAFHAVSGLGITADTAGEDLLLGNRRFLEENSCTGLDEPAALEAAQKFAESGQSPLYIARNGKLAGILAIADRIKDESPETIRRLHKLGVRTVMLTGDNERVASSIAASAGIDEVIAQVMPESKAAEVNRKKENGHKVAMVGDGINDAPALASADLGIAMGTGIDVAIESGDVVLMKGNLSGVLTALQLSRATVRNIKQNLFWAFAFNVLGIPVAAGLLHIFGGPTLSPMFAAAAMSLSSVTVVSNALRLKLFKPED; from the coding sequence ATGGACGCAAAATTCGATATAATCGGCATGACCTGCTCCGCCTGTTCTGCTCGTCTGGAGAGAGTAATCGGCAATATGGACGGGGTGGAAAAGGCTGCGATAAATCTGGCGGCCGAAACCCTGAATGTCGGATTCGACCCTGAAAAGACCACAACCGCAGAGATAATCGCCACGGTGCAGATGGCCGGATTCGGGGCCGAGGAAAAAGCGCAGGGGTCGGAACTCACGCTGCCGATTTCCGGCATGACCTGCTCGGCCTGCTCTTCGCGCCTGGAAAGGGTTCTGAATGCACAGGACGGAATCATGCTTGCCGGGGTAAGTCTGGCCTCGGAAACCGCAACTATCAAATTTGATTCAAGCAAAACATCGCTTAGAGAAATACGCAAAATAATCAGTGATGTAGGTTTTGAATCCGGGGAAGTCCAGACCTCCGGTAACGCCAAGAAAGCCTTTGATGACCGCAAGGCCGCTAACGAGCAGATGCTGGAGGTTAAAAAGGGAAACCTTCTGTATGCGCTGGCCTTCACAGTTCCCCTGCTGATCATAACCATGGGTCATATGGTCGGAATGCCCCTGCCCGCAGTGATTAACCCGCATACATCCCCCGCCGGGTTCGCTCTGATCCAACTGGCCCTGACCCTGCCGGTTCTGTGGTTCGGACGGGATTTCTATCTGCACGGCTTTCCCAACCTGCTGCGCGGTGCGCCTAACATGGATTCCCTTATAGCCGTGGGAACTTCCGCCGCTTTCATCTATTCACTATGGAATCTGATCGAAATCCTTCTGGGCATCAACCCGCAGGCCAAGGCCATGGACCTGTATTTCGAATCGGCAGCTACTATCATCGCTCTTATCTCGCTGGGCAAATTTCAGGAAGCCCGGGCCAAATCCCGCACATCCGAAGCCATTGAGAAGCTCATGGACCTTACTCCGGCCCAGGCCATCCTGCTGCTTGATGGAGAACAGATTTCGACCCCGGTGGAAGAGATCGGTCCCGGAGATACTATTCTGGTACGCCCCGGTGACCGCATAGCAGCCGACGGCAAAGTAAGCGAGGGGCACTCTGAGGTGGATGAATCCATGCTCACCGGCGAAAGCATGCCCGTATCCAAATCAAAAGGCGATGATGTGGCCGGGGGAACGGTCAATACCGGGGGAGGAGCGCTGAAGGTTCGGGTGGTCAATGTAGGAGAAAACACGGTCCTTTCCCGCATAATCAGACTGGTTCAGGAGGCGCAGGGGTCCAAGGCCCCTATTTCAAGCCTTGCCGATACGGTCAGCTTTTATTTTGTCCCCGCTGTAATGGCCGCAGGCATAGTCGCTGCGCTTGGCTGGTTTTTCCTGAGCGATGAACCGTTTTCCTTCGCACTGCGCATTTTCATCAGTGTCATGGTCATTGCCTGCCCCTGCGCCATGGGACTGGCCACGCCGACGGCCATCATGGTCGGGACCGGACGCGGAGCCCAGCTCGGTGTGCTGGTGAAATCCGGAGAGGCTCTTGAAACTGCAGGAAAAATCGACACGATAATTTTCGACAAAACCGGAACCCTGACCTACGGCAGGCCGGAGCTCTCGGACATATTTCTGGTCGGAGGACAGGATCGAACGGAACTGATTCTGCTTGCGGGGTCCGCGGAGCAGCAGTCCGAGCATCCTCTGGCGCGGGCCGTGGTAAACGCAGCCAAAGAATTGGCCCTTCCCCTCCCGGAGACCAAAGCCTTTCACGCCGTATCCGGTCTGGGCATAACAGCAGATACTGCCGGTGAAGACCTGCTTCTTGGCAACCGCAGATTTCTGGAAGAAAATTCCTGCACCGGTCTTGATGAGCCCGCAGCGCTTGAAGCTGCGCAGAAATTCGCCGAATCTGGGCAGAGCCCCCTGTACATTGCCCGGAACGGAAAACTTGCCGGGATATTGGCCATTGCAGACCGCATTAAGGACGAGTCACCGGAAACAATACGCAGGCTGCACAAACTCGGAGTAAGGACGGTTATGCTGACCGGTGATAACGAGCGTGTTGCCAGCTCCATTGCCGCCAGTGCAGGGATCGACGAAGTCATTGCGCAGGTAATGCCGGAAAGCAAAGCGGCCGAAGTAAACCGCAAAAAAGAAAACGGACACAAGGTTGCCATGGTCGGGGACGGCATCAACGATGCTCCGGCACTGGCCTCGGCAGATTTGGGTATAGCAATGGGAACCGGAATTGATGTTGCCATAGAATCCGGAGATGTTGTATTGATGAAGGGGAATCTGAGCGGGGTACTCACTGCGTTGCAGCTTAGTCGGGCCACCGTGCGCAACATCAAGCAGAATCTGTTCTGGGCCTTTGCATTCAACGTGCTGGGTATTCCCGTGGCAGCAGGACTGCTGCATATCTTCGGAGGGCCCACACTTTCGCCCATGTTTGCGGCAGCGGCCATGTCGCTCAGTTCCGTTACCGTGGTAAGCAACGCTTTGAGGCTGAAATTGTTTAAACCGGAAGACTGA
- a CDS encoding arginase family protein translates to MEKKDLTLVFPQWQGSIDNIALYDGALELAGKITGLPALRKVNVPPYYELEKGSGIVGKEDIVRQLIEARSILEKDDPDRILLLGGDCSTEAAPVSWLNRKFGNDLALVWFDAHPDLNNPRSSISGRFQGMALAALLGQTGRELDEAMCGSIKSGQIFCAGQQIFDPHEMDVLTKEKIRIFSPGELEIDPSWLAKQIRRSGFGRVYIHLDVDAVNPMGFPHGKKTLPAGISFNHLLAMIEYMDDNLEICGLGITEFHPGSERGIKKAEQLIRKTLNNFIKSESDRPDRHSRENMSSVLPAGQ, encoded by the coding sequence TTGGAGAAAAAAGACCTGACACTTGTTTTTCCCCAGTGGCAGGGCTCCATCGACAACATTGCCTTGTACGATGGAGCCCTGGAACTGGCTGGAAAAATTACGGGACTGCCAGCCCTGCGAAAAGTGAATGTGCCCCCGTACTACGAGCTTGAAAAAGGCAGCGGGATAGTCGGAAAAGAGGATATAGTAAGACAGCTTATTGAAGCCCGCAGCATTCTGGAAAAGGATGATCCGGACCGGATTCTGCTGCTCGGCGGGGATTGTTCCACGGAGGCTGCTCCGGTTTCCTGGCTGAACAGAAAATTCGGAAACGACCTTGCGCTGGTCTGGTTTGATGCCCATCCGGACCTCAATAATCCGCGTTCATCAATCTCCGGCCGTTTTCAGGGAATGGCCCTTGCCGCCCTGCTGGGACAGACAGGCCGGGAACTGGACGAAGCCATGTGCGGCAGCATAAAAAGCGGTCAGATTTTCTGCGCCGGACAGCAGATATTCGATCCGCATGAGATGGATGTTCTGACAAAAGAAAAAATTCGTATTTTCAGTCCCGGAGAGTTGGAGATAGACCCGTCATGGCTTGCAAAACAAATCCGCAGGTCAGGCTTCGGCAGAGTGTACATTCATCTGGATGTTGACGCTGTCAATCCCATGGGATTTCCCCATGGCAAAAAGACACTCCCGGCAGGCATCTCGTTCAACCACCTGCTCGCGATGATTGAATACATGGATGATAACCTGGAGATATGCGGTCTAGGTATAACCGAATTCCATCCGGGAAGTGAGCGGGGAATAAAAAAAGCAGAGCAGCTTATCCGCAAAACCCTTAACAACTTTATCAAGTCCGAATCGGACCGGCCAGATAGACACTCCCGGGAAAACATGAGTTCAGTTTTACCGGCCGGGCAATAA
- a CDS encoding OmpA family protein, producing MFGKKMFSVLALTLVAFMALGSMASAETRVVLKPKVDAFAYFVDTSPSMAQSYKSTGNPKIVAALNAMKKLNAVVPELGYQSALYTMPDFATYAPKSTFSRAAMARGISAVPSDLGFFQSTPMGSGFADLDGVLKNWDGKFAVIFVSDGLANSGRSPAVVVADMAKKYGDRFCLHVISVADTPKGVSTLKRLASLTPCGVYVDASDLADKAVLDKFAQDVFYTQEEELIVEVVEQVTEVVPVPVPVQEKIVFRNFNFGFDKYQITDEMIPALTEAAALLEDYPNLKVLVGGHTDSTGPAAYNQGLSERRAKSVADWLAGNGVAADRLVVKGYGEENPKYDNNTKEGRKLNRRVEIDVQD from the coding sequence ATGTTTGGCAAAAAAATGTTTTCAGTGCTGGCGCTCACGCTGGTCGCGTTTATGGCCTTAGGCTCGATGGCTTCCGCTGAGACTAGAGTCGTCCTTAAACCCAAAGTAGATGCTTTCGCGTATTTTGTAGATACTTCCCCTTCCATGGCTCAATCCTACAAATCAACGGGCAATCCCAAGATTGTAGCTGCTCTCAACGCCATGAAAAAGCTTAACGCTGTAGTACCCGAACTGGGATACCAGTCGGCTCTTTACACCATGCCGGATTTCGCTACCTATGCACCCAAATCCACCTTCAGCCGTGCCGCCATGGCCAGGGGGATTTCTGCTGTGCCCTCCGATCTGGGCTTTTTCCAGTCAACACCCATGGGCAGCGGATTTGCTGATCTTGACGGTGTTCTCAAAAACTGGGACGGCAAGTTTGCTGTTATCTTTGTTTCCGACGGGCTCGCCAACTCCGGCAGAAGCCCTGCCGTTGTGGTTGCAGACATGGCCAAGAAATACGGTGACCGTTTCTGTCTGCATGTAATCAGCGTTGCCGATACTCCCAAGGGTGTTTCCACCCTCAAGCGTCTTGCTTCCCTGACTCCCTGCGGTGTTTATGTCGATGCATCCGACCTTGCCGACAAGGCCGTGCTGGACAAATTCGCTCAGGACGTATTCTACACTCAGGAAGAAGAACTCATCGTAGAAGTTGTTGAGCAGGTCACGGAAGTTGTTCCTGTTCCCGTACCGGTTCAGGAAAAGATAGTTTTCCGTAACTTCAACTTCGGTTTCGACAAGTACCAGATCACCGATGAAATGATCCCGGCTCTTACCGAAGCAGCAGCCCTCCTTGAAGACTACCCCAACCTCAAGGTACTGGTTGGCGGACACACCGACTCCACCGGTCCTGCTGCATACAACCAGGGACTGTCCGAACGCAGAGCCAAATCCGTAGCCGACTGGCTGGCTGGCAACGGTGTTGCTGCCGACCGCCTCGTGGTCAAAGGATACGGCGAGGAAAATCCCAAGTACGACAACAACACCAAGGAAGGCCGCAAGCTGAACCGCAGGGTTGAAATAGACGTACAGGATTAG
- the rfaD gene encoding ADP-glyceromanno-heptose 6-epimerase — protein MYIVTGGAGFIGSAMVWKLNQMGIDNILIVDNLASTEKWKNLVNLRYEDYVHRNQFYKLILEGDDPFETDAVIHMGACSSTTELDADFLMENNYRYTQMLCRFCLNHDVRFINASSAATYGDGKFGFNDDHDGIDQLKPMNMYGYSKQLFDLWAKRGGVLDRLVSLKFFNVFGPNEYHKGDMKSVICKAHKQIGETGEMKLFKSYKPEYPHGGQRRDFVYVKDCVDVMWWFLENPDKNGIFNIGTGQAREWNELARAVFAAMGVEPDISYIEMPESIRDKYQYFTQANMNKLVAAGYDKPFTPLEDAAKDYVQNYLAKEDPYLKS, from the coding sequence ATGTATATAGTTACTGGCGGAGCCGGTTTCATCGGCAGTGCCATGGTCTGGAAATTGAACCAGATGGGCATCGACAATATTCTCATTGTCGACAATCTGGCATCGACTGAAAAATGGAAAAATCTGGTCAACCTGCGCTACGAGGACTACGTCCACAGGAACCAGTTCTATAAACTGATTCTCGAAGGCGATGACCCTTTTGAAACGGATGCCGTTATACATATGGGCGCATGTTCCTCCACCACGGAACTTGATGCCGATTTCCTGATGGAAAACAACTATCGCTACACGCAGATGCTCTGCCGTTTCTGCCTCAACCATGACGTCAGATTTATAAACGCATCCAGCGCCGCCACCTACGGTGACGGCAAGTTCGGGTTCAACGATGATCATGACGGGATTGACCAGCTAAAGCCCATGAACATGTACGGGTATTCCAAACAGCTTTTCGACCTCTGGGCAAAACGGGGCGGTGTTCTGGACAGACTCGTCAGCCTCAAATTCTTCAATGTCTTCGGCCCCAACGAATATCACAAAGGCGACATGAAAAGCGTCATCTGCAAAGCGCACAAACAGATCGGCGAAACCGGGGAAATGAAACTTTTCAAGTCCTACAAACCGGAATACCCCCACGGCGGACAGAGACGCGATTTTGTCTACGTAAAGGACTGCGTGGACGTAATGTGGTGGTTCCTTGAAAATCCCGACAAGAACGGAATCTTCAACATCGGCACAGGACAGGCCCGGGAATGGAACGAACTGGCCCGTGCGGTTTTCGCGGCCATGGGCGTGGAACCGGACATCAGCTACATCGAGATGCCGGAATCTATCAGGGACAAATACCAGTATTTCACTCAGGCGAACATGAACAAGCTGGTGGCTGCAGGTTACGACAAACCGTTCACACCGCTTGAAGATGCGGCAAAGGACTACGTGCAGAACTATCTGGCCAAGGAAGACCCCTACCTCAAAAGCTAG
- a CDS encoding LPS assembly protein LptD encodes MKSRFVIYAILLLLLLPCPVLAQQQIDVPTTNGKGEARKGEEWKFSADKLVVENDSEYMQARGNVTLRSGENYIKADFARFYRATNWIYLRGNVKAQIKGDFYDAQEAEFDLNNMVGWLKKGRVFVAKPHVFFESEFIEKHNGATYSFKDAKVTTCSGDNPLWSFESGEGDITINGYARLWHSKFNVKGVPVMYTPYMELPVARERQSGILTPEVGTTDRLGGQVNIPYYWAINDEMDVTFFGEYLTKRGFRPGIDFRHAEDANSKGQWRADWLYDSKAYDNTADADNAFQGDGLIRPNHNRWWVRSKYTGYLGNPDWQTIFDMDLVSDQDYLREYRTGINGYEQTREAFLSKFGRDIATVDATTRTSTALVARSWENYSISGMAQYNENLLYRNDNNPASKDPTLQKLPQLNAYAFKSSVFGTPLEWQGEFQGNYFWREYGTTGGRFDIRPELSMPIKAAGITFIPRAGFRATSYLVDSFQNASEDVSRDTTQARFLADAGVSAVTDFYRVFELGSAPAVTRENVGKSSWTRMKHNFIPRLEYSWIQDDSSSQSKLPYFDSRDRISEQNDIVFSLTNVFDRNKGTVIMGKDGTPVLDSSYLEFLNIRLEQGYDIDEAGRTSELSEYERRPFSDLMGEVILTPYDYVSLSSRTWVSPYLGDITEHENIFKLFHDSYGEIKFGYDYLRKIDEYKRQQDSDMQIMEYGLKAKLPLGLEIGGRYRNDLNADKDLEKTVSLGWNHQCFFLEFVGSKTTVDERYSVNFNLISMGLF; translated from the coding sequence TTGAAATCCAGATTTGTCATATACGCGATCCTTCTGCTCCTGCTGTTGCCCTGCCCGGTGCTGGCGCAGCAACAGATTGATGTGCCCACGACCAATGGAAAGGGAGAGGCACGCAAGGGAGAGGAGTGGAAATTTTCCGCGGACAAGCTGGTTGTGGAAAACGACAGCGAATACATGCAGGCGCGGGGGAACGTCACCCTTCGCAGCGGCGAGAACTACATTAAAGCCGATTTCGCGCGCTTCTACCGGGCCACCAACTGGATTTACCTGCGCGGCAATGTGAAAGCCCAGATCAAAGGGGACTTCTACGACGCTCAGGAAGCGGAATTCGACCTCAACAACATGGTCGGCTGGCTCAAGAAGGGCCGTGTGTTCGTTGCCAAACCGCACGTCTTCTTTGAAAGCGAATTCATAGAGAAACATAACGGAGCCACATACAGCTTCAAGGACGCCAAGGTCACCACCTGCAGCGGAGACAACCCGCTCTGGTCATTCGAGTCCGGCGAAGGCGACATTACCATCAACGGTTATGCCCGTCTCTGGCATTCCAAGTTCAACGTCAAGGGCGTGCCGGTCATGTACACACCGTACATGGAACTCCCGGTTGCCCGTGAACGGCAGTCCGGCATTCTGACCCCGGAAGTCGGAACAACCGACAGACTCGGCGGTCAGGTGAACATCCCCTATTACTGGGCCATAAACGATGAAATGGATGTCACCTTCTTCGGCGAATATCTCACCAAACGGGGCTTCAGACCGGGCATTGACTTTCGCCACGCAGAAGACGCCAACTCCAAGGGACAGTGGCGCGCCGACTGGCTCTATGACAGCAAGGCATATGACAACACAGCCGATGCCGACAACGCATTTCAGGGAGACGGACTGATACGCCCGAACCACAACAGGTGGTGGGTCCGTTCAAAATACACAGGGTATCTCGGCAATCCCGACTGGCAGACAATTTTCGACATGGACCTGGTTTCCGACCAGGACTACCTGCGCGAATACCGTACCGGCATAAACGGCTACGAACAGACCCGCGAAGCATTCCTCTCCAAATTCGGACGCGACATAGCAACCGTTGACGCAACAACAAGGACAAGTACCGCCCTGGTCGCCAGAAGCTGGGAAAATTACTCCATTTCCGGCATGGCCCAGTACAACGAGAACCTGCTCTACAGAAACGATAACAACCCGGCCAGCAAGGACCCGACCCTGCAGAAACTTCCGCAGCTCAATGCCTATGCGTTCAAAAGCAGTGTTTTCGGCACTCCGCTGGAATGGCAGGGAGAATTTCAGGGCAACTACTTCTGGCGTGAATACGGAACCACCGGCGGACGCTTCGACATACGCCCGGAACTGTCCATGCCGATTAAGGCTGCGGGAATAACCTTTATTCCCCGTGCGGGATTCAGGGCCACATCCTACCTTGTGGACTCCTTTCAGAACGCCAGCGAGGATGTAAGCAGAGACACTACCCAGGCCCGTTTTCTGGCCGATGCAGGCGTAAGTGCCGTAACGGATTTTTACAGGGTCTTCGAACTCGGTTCCGCACCTGCGGTAACAAGGGAAAACGTGGGCAAAAGCAGCTGGACCAGAATGAAACACAACTTCATCCCCCGGCTCGAATATTCCTGGATACAGGATGATTCAAGTTCGCAGTCCAAACTGCCCTACTTCGATTCACGAGACCGCATCTCGGAACAGAACGACATCGTTTTCTCGCTGACCAACGTGTTCGACCGCAACAAGGGAACCGTAATCATGGGCAAGGACGGCACGCCCGTTCTGGACAGCAGCTATCTTGAATTCCTGAACATACGCCTCGAACAGGGCTACGACATAGACGAAGCCGGCCGAACTTCGGAACTGAGTGAATACGAACGCAGGCCGTTCTCGGATTTGATGGGCGAAGTCATACTCACCCCTTATGACTACGTATCGCTTTCGTCCCGCACCTGGGTTTCCCCCTATCTAGGCGATATTACCGAGCACGAAAACATTTTCAAATTGTTCCACGATTCATACGGCGAAATCAAATTCGGCTACGACTACCTGCGCAAGATTGACGAGTACAAACGCCAGCAGGACAGTGACATGCAGATCATGGAATACGGCCTCAAAGCCAAACTGCCGCTTGGACTTGAAATCGGCGGTCGGTACAGAAACGACCTGAACGCGGACAAAGACCTCGAGAAAACCGTTTCTCTGGGTTGGAACCATCAGTGCTTCTTCCTTGAATTCGTGGGCTCCAAAACAACGGTCGATGAACGTTACAGCGTCAACTTCAACCTGATCAGCATGGGACTGTTCTAG
- the mutL gene encoding DNA mismatch repair endonuclease MutL, translated as MNNRKIQVLPPALRNQIAAGEVVERPSSVVKELVENSIDAGSTQVDVIIERGGQGLITVQDNGTGIEADELSLAVTRHATSKITSVEDLSAISSFGFRGEALPSIASVSRFKMSSRRKGSPEGSFILVEGGQVLDEGPAAIPGGTSVEVRDLFFSVPARLKFLKTESTEARRCYQSLFRISLANLDTGFSLVSNGKEQFRLPAGQSLQERLAVFWPRNICESMLDFSYDSGEMKVSGCAGIPGLAQARGDRIVMYVNGRAVQDKLLLSAIRGAYKGRLISREYPQAVLFLTVDPHMVDVNVHPAKMEVRFQEESRVFGVIRNGIAQALSRYELGIVEGPQSTASGPIVQPARIREKSPRQEISPLPVEPAAKFSSWTEFKNTDFSATEDNEPKKTFTAAHLPTTDFTEPVSPDQKPDQGTVREDYPDYHAEERPDSPIREHREASHGPLMVPGSAIEYLGQVSNTYLVLKLPNGSLGLLDQHAAHERVIYENMRSLRTRGDSRLLAIPVELALHPGEARRAQEMWDDLQAAGFIMELEGGQNLCMRGIPPGLETGEAREYLRAALDGQARTLEDLWIMLSCKSAIKANQPLAVDEALSLLETWVRCPQREYCPHGRPILVSWSAPEMEKLFKRK; from the coding sequence ATGAATAATCGCAAGATACAGGTCCTGCCCCCGGCCCTGCGCAATCAGATTGCAGCCGGAGAGGTGGTGGAACGTCCTTCGAGCGTAGTCAAGGAACTGGTGGAAAACTCCATTGATGCCGGAAGCACTCAGGTGGACGTCATCATCGAACGCGGGGGTCAGGGACTCATAACCGTGCAGGACAACGGCACCGGCATAGAAGCGGATGAACTGAGCCTAGCGGTAACCCGCCATGCCACAAGCAAGATTACCAGCGTGGAGGACCTTTCCGCCATATCCAGCTTCGGTTTCCGAGGCGAAGCGCTGCCCAGCATTGCTTCGGTGTCCAGATTCAAAATGTCCTCCCGCAGAAAAGGCAGCCCCGAGGGGAGCTTCATTCTGGTTGAAGGCGGACAGGTTCTTGATGAAGGCCCGGCTGCAATTCCGGGCGGCACATCCGTTGAAGTCCGTGACCTTTTTTTCAGCGTTCCGGCCAGGCTCAAATTTCTTAAGACCGAATCCACAGAGGCGCGCCGCTGCTACCAGTCCCTTTTCAGAATCAGCCTCGCCAATCTGGATACCGGATTCTCACTTGTATCCAACGGCAAGGAACAATTCCGTCTACCGGCAGGTCAGAGTCTGCAGGAACGCCTTGCGGTATTCTGGCCTCGCAACATCTGCGAATCCATGCTCGATTTTTCCTATGACTCAGGAGAAATGAAAGTCAGCGGATGTGCCGGGATTCCAGGTCTGGCTCAGGCACGAGGGGACCGCATCGTAATGTATGTAAACGGCCGGGCCGTTCAGGACAAACTGCTCCTTAGCGCGATCAGAGGTGCTTACAAAGGCAGGCTCATTTCCCGGGAATATCCGCAGGCGGTGCTTTTCCTTACGGTCGACCCGCACATGGTGGACGTAAACGTCCACCCGGCCAAGATGGAAGTGCGCTTTCAGGAGGAAAGCAGGGTCTTCGGTGTGATCCGCAACGGGATAGCACAGGCGCTCTCCCGCTATGAACTGGGCATAGTGGAGGGGCCGCAAAGCACGGCATCCGGTCCCATTGTTCAGCCCGCCCGGATACGGGAAAAATCACCACGGCAGGAAATAAGTCCGCTGCCCGTTGAACCCGCTGCCAAATTTTCCAGCTGGACAGAATTCAAGAACACAGATTTCTCCGCAACGGAGGATAACGAGCCGAAAAAAACTTTTACTGCGGCCCACCTGCCGACAACGGATTTCACGGAACCGGTCAGTCCGGACCAAAAGCCGGATCAGGGAACGGTTCGGGAAGATTACCCGGACTACCATGCCGAGGAACGCCCGGATTCACCTATACGTGAACATCGCGAGGCTTCGCACGGTCCGCTTATGGTCCCCGGCTCGGCCATCGAATATCTCGGACAGGTTTCGAATACCTACCTTGTTCTCAAGCTCCCCAACGGCTCATTGGGATTGCTGGATCAGCACGCAGCCCACGAGCGGGTCATCTATGAAAACATGCGCAGCCTGCGTACACGCGGCGATTCACGGCTGCTGGCCATTCCCGTGGAACTGGCACTGCATCCGGGAGAAGCCCGCAGAGCGCAGGAAATGTGGGACGACCTGCAGGCAGCAGGGTTCATAATGGAGCTTGAAGGCGGGCAGAACCTCTGCATGCGCGGAATTCCTCCGGGACTTGAAACCGGCGAGGCAAGAGAGTATCTAAGGGCCGCGCTGGACGGCCAGGCCCGGACTCTTGAAGATCTCTGGATCATGCTTTCATGCAAATCCGCAATAAAGGCCAATCAACCCCTTGCGGTAGATGAAGCCCTTTCTCTTCTGGAGACATGGGTCAGATGCCCTCAGCGCGAATACTGCCCCCACGGCAGACCCATCCTGGTCAGCTGGTCGGCTCCGGAAATGGAAAAATTGTTCAAACGCAAGTAA